From Quercus robur chromosome 8, dhQueRobu3.1, whole genome shotgun sequence:
TGGATCGGAGGTGGAGAGGAGGAGGGCTTGGCGTCCCGATGCGGCCATAGAGTCCCCTAAGGGAGTGAAGACTAGCAGTAAGAAGATGAAAACGATGGCAAAGAACGCGGCCGAGACTAAGTCCAAGAGTCGCCATTGTCTGGGGCTTCGTTTCGATATGGGCAGATTTAGATGACCCATTTTCTTGGATCTGATCAAATGGGCATCTGGTGATGGGGTTTTGTTGAGTtgggttcttttttgttttcagaaAAATCTGAGGACTctgttgtttttggttgttagtgagagagagagagggagatttTTTTGAAGTGTTTTGTAGTATTGGGGTGTGAAGATTTTAGGGGTTAGATGGGGTTGGTGAGATTGAAGAGATTGTGAGTGTGAGAGGTGGAACTGGAAGCAAAtgttcttttattgtttttgggGTTTGGGGAGAGATACTAGATTTGGGATTGCAGTTTTCACATGCACGGTGAGACTGTGTATGTGTATTTATTGAAGTGgtactcttttgttttttgaagcAGCGGATTTGTTTATTGTAGAATTGTAGTGGGAAATGGCCGAATGGGGGGGATATTATAACTATATAGGTTGGTGTAGAGGATTAGATTGACCTGGCTGTGAAGGATCTGTGAGTGAATACTGCAACTCTAAGTGTAATATACTAAATTATTACTAATATATATCTACGGCTGTCGAGTGATGGGAATGGCCAGAATAGGAacttgatgttgatgatgaggCTTCGGTTTGATGATGCCAGGACAGTGAAGTTTGATGCCTACGCGTGATTTGCTTGCGATTAaagctttaaatttttttttttcttttatgaaaaggttttttttttctgcttctTGAAAACTCAATAGTTGAGAGGGATGAGAAATTTGAACTCTTctaagttaaaacttaaaacatcaaaatatgttaattagttttttttttggcaaatgaCACTTGAATTAAGATTAAGCAACAATAAGTCTGTTACAATAAGCAGCTCCAGCTCTTTCTATAGCCAGTAAATCAACCACCACATCCGGTGGGTTATACAAAAGATGAACATCAAAATCATGGTTAAGAGTTGCTCCCATGCGGGCAAGGCAGTCAACACAACCATTAGCCTCTCTGAACACGTGTGTCACTGTGTGATTAGGAAAGGTCGTTATCAGGTTCTTGCAGTCAGTTAAAAGAGGTTCAAGCATTAAATTGACTACTGAGGAATTAGAAACAAGGTGTACAATAAATTCAACATCcatttcaatacaaatattatCAATCCCCAGCTGCTTGGCCATATTCAGTCCATCCTTCAAAGCCCACAGTTTAGTAATAGTACTTGACATGTTTCCAAGTTTTCGCGTGAAGCCAGCCAACCATTCACCATTACTACACCTCAGTAAGCCACCCCCACCCGCCTTTGTTGGGTTACTAAGCACGGACCTGTCTATGTTGAGCTTTGTCCAACCTGGGGGGGCAGGGGGGTGGGGGTTTAAGCCATCTCACTTGGACTTGCGTTCTTCTTGGTTTGTTCGGGCCATTGGGGACAATGGCATAGAACTCCACACCTTTCTTAATGCAGCAAGTACTTGTGCCCTCCTCAATTTTCCCAATTTGGAAAATAGCCTTATTTCTATGCAGCCATAACGTCCATACCGCTTGAGGAAAAAGAATTTTCCAAGGCACACGGGGTCTTGGATACATGCTAGTCATTCCACAGTTGTTTTTTAGCCAAGCATCCAAATTCAGCCCAAAGAACTCCAGATTACCTTCCTCAATTCCCAAATCTTTCCACACAGATTTTGCCACCTTACAATCTCTGAGAGTGTGAAGGATGGATTCGGGACTTTCTCCACACAACTCACAAGTTGGGTTAAGATTTAACCCTCTTGAACCAAGCACTTCCTTCGTAGGAACACTACAGTGAGTGCACAACCACAGAAAAAACTTTATTCTAGGTGAAGTACTTACTTTCCACACCCATTGATGAGGGCTAGTTTCAAGGTTCAAGATGTTAAACCCTTTAGCAATGAGATAGGTAGATTTAAGGGAAAAAGAACCATCCTTAGAGAAAGCCCGAACTAGGATGTCCTCTTGGTCTGGGTTTTTAGCCACAGGTATGCCTCTAATTTCTTGCACAATTCCATGAGGAAGAATAAAAGAGATGTTGTCCATATTATCTAAAAAACTCCTGTCTGATAGCCTCCATCTGCTAAAGGCCCTTCAATTAGATTCCTAAGAGGTCCCGAAGGGAGCCAGTAGTCATTCCAAAGAAACACTTTATCTCCATTGGCAATGGACCATTTCAAACCCTTATTAAAAACAATACCTCCAACCTTACAAGCTCTCCAAATGCAAGAGGCGGTCTGCTTGCTTGATTCACCCCTTACGTGTGCCAGGGTAAGGTATTTGTTTGCAAGCATTTGAGCCCAAGGCATGTCCGTGCTAGAggcaattctccaagaaagctTAGCCAAGATGGCAGAGTTCCTAGCTTTCATTTCAAAAATTCCAAGACCCCTCAAATCAATCGGATTGGTAACCTTGTTCCAACCAACAAGGTAGAGCTTTCTCTTTTCCGCAGTAGATCCCCAAAGAAAGTCCCTAGTTAGTTTGTTAACATCCTCACATACCTTAGTCGGAATCTTGTAGCACTGCATATTATATTCAGGAATTGAGGAAACTGCTGCCTTTATGAGAACCAATCTTCCCGCCGGTGAATGGCATTTCGATTTCTAGACAGCCAGTTTGGCTTGAACCCTCTTCACAACAAAGTGGAATTCATTTTGTCTCCTCCCCTTATGAATGATAGGGAACCCGAGGTATTTCCCAAGGTTGTGAGTTTCACCAATGCCAGTTCGATTCACAATCTCCCTCCTTTCCTCCGTTGCAACATTAGgcgagaaatttttttttgattttgcttTGTTGATTTTAAGACCGGTGAGATTGCAAAATTCATCAAGCACATCGACTATAGCTTCAATATTACTCTCATCAGTTTTGGCAAAAAGTAAAAGGTCATCGGTAAAGAAAGTATGTGAGAAGCCCGGACCACTGCGAGAAGCTTTAATCTTTTTCCAACTTCCCTCTTCGCACTTCCGATTGATAAGGGTGTTCAAAAATTCCAtgcatataataaaaatgtaagGGGATATCGGGTTTTCTTGCCCTAGACCGCGGGACGGGAAAATCTCCCCAATCCGACTCCCATTGAAGAGTAAGGAAGCCAAAGTAGAGGAAATGCAGCTAAGGATTAACTCTACAATATCTGGATGGAATTTAACcaattatgattaaaaaaaaaaatttacggttataaacaattttttcaatgttttttttttcattatagattttataaaaattaaaatgtattttttccATTTCATAATAATTGTTAATGATACTGCAcaaaatcagtaggctgaatgtTCCAGGCTTCAATGACTCGCTTGGAAGACCTGAAAGGAAGAACACACAATCAAAAGGCGACCGGGGTGGACCGACCAAGTACCCTCCGATGATTAAATTAGTTTTGCTCTGGAAAATAAAGTTCCAAATTTAGAGGAGTCATCTTAGAAAAAACTTACCCTGATTTGATGTAGGCGAGTCCTTATATAAGGGTCTTGGAACAGTTATTTGATTAATAACTTCCCCAAGATTTGTGGGAATTAGTAAGTTTAGACATAACCTCCAGAATGGCTATGGAAGTTATAACCTCCAATCTTATCCGTTACAACCGCTGCTAGAAGTTAAGCATTTGTGAGGAAGTTATGGCGATAAATAAGGATTTTGTTCTCACTGTGGTCTGAATCTTCAACATATGTGGGTAAAATCCATTATTGAGAATTTCCTAAGTGTCACGTGATCGTCCAGGCATTTTTCCTATGGACGACCTCTTTGAATACTTGGCCATTGGCTCCTGGACAACCCCTATGGACAAGATAGAGATGGTAATTATTTTTTGCCTCCCCATCAGTTAACATTTAGTATACTCATGTTATGAATTGAGAAATAAAAGATAATGTAGTCAATTCGAAATGactaattttcttaatttgagagaggaaatagattttttttttggggttaattttctgcttaattttcattaatgcattcaacatatataaataaccaAGAATGAGATAGTCTCACCAACAAATCCTAAAATATAGAAACCTATActattctaaaacaaaagaatttatttGAATACAAATGAATAACAATACTAATCAATCTAAGAAGCCTCATTCTATCACTTatctaaattcaaataatttatctaaCATCCAGGTCATAACAACCCACTGATTGATGATGCAGGAGATCCCAGTGGTTACTTGTCCAATGAATTCTCAAAGACTTGCAAAAACAAGTATACACAAAACTTAAGTTAAAGAGACATTGGTATGGTGTATGGTGCTGCCCCAAGTTCCTCATATGCTTAAGTTAGCACTCTAATACCATAAAATGAAATGTCAAGTGTTTAGGATTATTATGCATACCTTGCGTTTAGTGTTTATATAAGGTATCTGATTGTTACTTCCAAGATTCCCATTAGTTACTTTAGTTGGAATGTTGCATAGATGTTGCTCACTTTTCCGAAAGGATTGTACCTTTCCCAAAGTGAGGACtcatccatttttattttggacaAAGAATCTTTGAAGTAGGTAAATATAAATTAGAAAAGATGCATCCCATCAATAATGATTGCTCTTTACCAATAGAGTAAGACACAAATTAGTTTCTTTTAATGTAGGCGAAATTTGAACTCGtcttttatttgatgacaaaaaaCTTTACTCGTTAAGTTAATTAGAATCCACTTATTTGTGTGTTTGGGTAgagaatttgtaaaaaaaaaaaaaattgaggtggagagaatttaaatttatgttaaataaaattcattgtttgtaTATGTtattagatgaatttctaatttttaaaggGAATTTCAATTGAGAATTGCGGGCTCAAATTTTAGTTTACAAATTATTCCTATACATGTATTATTTCCaaatctctcttcctcctccatCCTTTTTTTGCTTTCTAAGCATGGTTTGGCCAACTTATTTGCTTAAAGGTGAGACAAAAAGTGACTTAATAAATAAGTTGACCGCAAATATACTGGTCAAACACACCCCCAATGCTCAATACCGAATTCCCTTTCTCCACATCTAATCTTAATAAAGAACAAATCATCCTTAAACAACCCAAAAATGCTTTAATGCAACTCCACAACCCTCATTCCAACCACTACTACACCACCTGCCATGACTCGTACCAACTTGCATTCAACTCCAATATCCATCCCTTCATACGAGCGCATGAGACAAAGATTTGTGTCATTTTCTTATGGTAAAAAGGAACGACCATCGACGAGTTGGATCCTATGAGAGCTTAGACATGGCATCTTCGCTCGAGCAATTCTTACGAATGAATAGTAATATCTATTAGGCATAGGGTTAAGGTCATTCATAGCATCAAGGTCTTCATTGAGGAGAAAGTATTCCTTGTAACAATCATACTAAGTCAAACCAACTCTTTTGTTATAATAATTAGTCTTACCAAGTTACCAATTACCTCTTATTCACAAATTGGGCTTGTTACATGCTTGACTTCTTATGATCGCAAGCTATGTTGGTTGTCGTAAAGGGGCATAAGGTAATGCTTTGGGTTTGCCTATTTTCGTGACAGACAAGTTCAAAACATGAAACTCAAGAAGAGACAGTTCCACTTGGACTACACTATATCACACTAGCCATATCAACGTTTCAGATGTGGAACTCGTCTCTTCTCTTCAGCATTTAAAACTCTGCAGCAAATTCAGAATCTGCTTTCTCCACCAAAGTACTTGCTGCGGCAGGAAGTCCCCTCTGTGATCAACAATGCATGCTAGCAATGACCATGATGACAAAAAAGGCATTACTATACATGTCTGTTCGAGGAGGAGGAACCATGGGGAGGTAAAAcctcacttaaattttttaatttttttggtttaacctactttcaaccaaaaaataaacataaatcaGCAAAACACTAAATAAGCCATTGCCAAACAtacacagccaaaaaaaaaaaaaaaaacatgttctACCAGACTCAAGTCTCAATTTGCCTCAACCACTATCAAGCTCGTCGGAGAACTTTGCCCATCAGAACCATCCTAACAAAAACTAGGCCAGAACTCTTGAACCTACATTTAGTACAGTTGACTAACAATAGCAGTaacctcatctctctctctctctcttttaaaaaaGCATTTGATAGCATgcaaatcaaatgaaaaaagaacagaaaatcAAAAGTCAGATTTTTGAACACTCTTTTTATGGTCTCAAGTTCTGTTCGCACATTCAATCAGAGATCACATTTAATGTGTTTAGTAAGTGTACAAAATATTGCAGgaaaaatccaaaccaaaagagaaaaagaaaccatTGAAGAATTAACAGCAGCAGAAAGAACCTTTCATCTCATGGCCGAAGGCTCTGGGAGAGCTTTATAAGATAAATACGAGCATATACAAAACAGTAAccattaatatttataaattgttgGAATAAATTTGTATCCTGGACTCCTGAAAATGCAAATCACCACCAGCACAAAGCCCATCTTGTTTAGGGTATTCAGAACCCCACTTAATCATACTAAACGACCAAgcacaatttataaaaaaaacctaaaagagAAAAGTCTTGGTCATACTACCCTATTCCTTCTGAAACTGAAATTCAATGTTTCCTTGCCGCCCTAAGATTGTATTCATGCTTAATAAGATTTGCTCTCAGCAGCATTGACCTAACATCCCGATCAAATTCATTACCAGTCTGTAAAACTCGCTGGAAAGTTGCATTCCTTTGATCTGCATGACGTGCATACAGAATTTTGTTGTGTGAGTCAATCCGAGCCTGCAGGGGCATGATATTGATcagtaaaaattaaatagttgaTGTATGGAAGGGTTGAACTTGAATTGGTTTCACAACATCTAGACCTGAATTCTTTAAAAAAGATTGATTCTACTTGGTGACTTGAAATTGATCTTAATATATAGTTTAAATCAAGTCTGAACCGGTGAGCAAAGTACAGCTAGATCACAATGTATGGAACCTTAGACTTACATTTGCCATTAATTACAATTAGTTCAAGGAATATAAAGATCTGAACTAAAAAGACAATAGACCTAACCTGTATTTGGTCGTCTGTGATCAAAGCTTCAAGTTCTTTCTCCAGCCCTGCAACAGTTGTTTTGAAGGCATTTGCCATCATTTGCAAATCAACAGAGACAAATGGGTGTGTATACTGGATGAGGGCCTTGTTGCGGATTTGATCATACAGCGTCTCAACATGGTCATGCAAATGGATGTCAAGCAGCAAATTTGCTTTGAGATTTCCAAGGTAATCCAAGCATGAGGCATAGTGGCTACAATAACAAGGGATATGATTTTGTTAGATGAGGTAAAAATAAAGACAACCCAGGTTGGGATGGGTTGATAATTGACCCATCACACAGCCAATTCTAAGAAAATAATTAGTTCTAATATTTTCGTGAACATGcttataaaatttacatttatGGCTATCGGCTATCCTTTATAAACTTTACATTTCTATATGGTTGAAATCTACATTTATGGCTATCGGCTAtcctttataaaaatttatctaGTATACATCGCATAGTGCCAAATGCCCCCAGTCCAAACCTATCAAGTTACCTTGAGTAGAAATCATTGATAAGCTCTCTTACTTCAGGCACTAACTCTAAAAAGTTCCGGAAGTTGACGTTGTCTATAACTTTGCTCTGTCAGATGAAAGCATTCAATAAGAAACTGCTCTCAAAGGTTCATTATGATGACCTTGAAAAACAATAattgtagaaaaagaaaaaggcaaaaaaaaaaagatggagaaACAGAACAGATACCTTCAACTCTGCCCTGTCAAAACTTGCCAGTGCACAAAGTCCGCCATATGTTGCAACATCTTGAGGTGCAATGACTTCATTGTAGTGACTTCCCAATTCAGAACCTGTTTCCAAGAACTGCAAACATACACAAGATGGTAAATGCCACATTGAAGATAATATGACCAGTGGTAAATGCAAACATACACATAATACggtaatttatttttaagtatatatgAAATTGATAAAAGGCAAACTCAAAATCATTGTGAATGCAGATtttccaagtaaaaaaaaaaaaaaaaaaaaaaaaaaaacctacagaAAGCAGAAAGGAACATATCGTTTGATCTAAATAACTGAGCATTTGAATTCAAGCTAAAGAATGAACCCATCTTTCTTGTACTTTCTGACCCCTATTGGCAAGATTAAAACCCAGACCTGCCCCTCCATTTTATCCTCTTTTACCAAGTGAAATATATGGTGAAAGAATGGACATCCATTACCTCAGACACCAAGTAGATGGAAATTCTGAGGTGgacttttttgataagtagaaaTTCTGACTACGGTAACACTAAAACAGAAATAGTCTCTCCACAGCAAATTTTATTAGCTGCTTTTaaataaggatgaaaaaaagcACCAAGTTTCATGCACGGTCAGAGAGTTGACAATTTTTATAGGGAATGAAACATCCATATAGGTAGGCAAACTATAAGTGCAacttgattttaacaaaaaggTCTGGACGATGACAATGCCACCATCATTGTCACCATAACTTTGTCATATACACTTTATAAACAAATTTGGCAAATGGCCCTTTGGCCTATTGGCACCTCCACCCTTGTTGTGGGTTTagtctggggttcaatccctaACATGTCTACTTAACTAAAAAGTTACTTACACCTTTTGGGAAGAACAGCCTCTACAAGAAAGAAAGcaaccccaaaaaaacaaaacagccAAGTTTAATGCACGGTTGGGAAAGTTGACAATTTAATAGGGAATGAACAATTCATATAGGTAGGCAAACTATAAGTGCAGCTTGATTTTAACAAAAGGTCTGGATAATGACAAAGCCAGCATCATTGCCAACATATCTTtgttatatagtatatacaccTTTTTATTTGGCCAATGGCCCTTAGGCCTATTGGCATCTCCACCCTAGTGATGGGTTTAggtctggggttcaatccctggCATCTACACTTGACAAAAAAGTTATACACACCTTTTGAGAAGAATAGCATATACAGTTTATCTtccattttataatatattgttCTCTATTATGccccaaaattcaaaaatacttCTCCAATAGATAATAGCAAAAATGGTGAATGtgattttgcatcatcaaaaCATCCATCAAGTCCAAATCCCagtttaaaacattaaaaagcACTACACCATGGAACCCAAATATCatgagaaaataaatgtaaagattTTTAAAAGTACCATGGCTAAAAGCTTCAACTAATCACTTTCCCttcccttcaatttttttttactcagttTCAAGATATCGATTAATGCATGATATCACCAACTATTACCGTTAACAACTAAATGATTGCAACATTTACTACAACAACTACAACACATCTAGTTACTAATAAACATACAAAACAGTTTTCAAGACCAGTACACTCTTTATTAAAGCCACAAGCAAGAACAAGCaccatttttatattaatagtAAAACAGTAAATAAGCCAACAAACCTTACGAGCAGCAAGCTTGTATTTTTTAGCCTCCAAGTGAGCCAATCCTGCAGCACACCGTAGTTTTGCAGTTGTAATTGGGTCAAGGGCCTCTGGTGATTGTTCTGCTTTACTGACATAGCTTGTCACATGGGTGAATTGACCCATCTCAATGCTGACCAGAATTGCACTCAAACACATATGGATGATGTGTTTTGATGTAGTACAATAATCACGAGTACGAACATAACTCTTAAAAGCATCCCCGAGTGCACCATGAGCATAATAAAAATCTCCAAAATCATTGTATCCCATTCTTATGCTTTCTTTGATCAAATTTGTCTGCAAAGAAAGTAAATGGAGGAACAAGAGATCAGGGAAAGCAATACTGCAGAACAATAAAAGAATTGATCAAAAAATTGATCTAACATTATGATGTTTGAAGATAACAGAAAGGCTGGTCCATGGGTACCAAACCTCTCAGATAGAGAGAGCATGCAGTGTTAACTTTCTTTGCATATAAGGGTTAACAAAAACTACCATGAAGTGACACGCTAATATCCAGAGG
This genomic window contains:
- the LOC126696995 gene encoding COP9 signalosome complex subunit 1 is translated as MEPEGSPSRPMIDEIHSNGGINLCDGDVDDEPSIDDTTTTTTNNRPIISSGEQLDVEAYGGLYQGRTKIMRLLFIAENCEGNPAMRLEALRMAHDEIKKGENTQLYREVVQKIDGELGPNYAMDSAWCDSVDRRADQKKEKLENELNAYRTNLIKESIRMGYNDFGDFYYAHGALGDAFKSYVRTRDYCTTSKHIIHMCLSAILVSIEMGQFTHVTSYVSKAEQSPEALDPITTAKLRCAAGLAHLEAKKYKLAARKFLETGSELGSHYNEVIAPQDVATYGGLCALASFDRAELKSKVIDNVNFRNFLELVPEVRELINDFYSSHYASCLDYLGNLKANLLLDIHLHDHVETLYDQIRNKALIQYTHPFVSVDLQMMANAFKTTVAGLEKELEALITDDQIQARIDSHNKILYARHADQRNATFQRVLQTGNEFDRDVRSMLLRANLIKHEYNLRAARKH